CGGCGAGCTGAGTTTGTAGGGCATGTTCGGCATTGGTTTGGGCCAGTTGTAGCCAGCGCAGGCGATTGCCGCGAACCGTATGCAGTAACTCAATTTTTTTCTGGTGCTCGGCTGATAATGCCTCGGTCAGGGCGGTACGGTCGTCCAGAGCTAAGTTAGTGATTAAGGTATTGGGTAGGTCACGTTCAGCGCCTGTTAGGTAGAGCTGGGCAATAAAGGCCGTAAGAATTTCGCTATCAGTTGATTCTAAAGCAAGTTTTGGATAGTAATTTTTACTGCCTAAGACTCGACCATCGCGTACCTTAATCAGGTGTACTGAAGCAACGCCGGCATTGCTGGCTAAGGCAATCACATCGACATTGCCATGGCCGCCTTCCATCGATTGCTGATCTTGCACACGTCTAAGGGCTGAAATTTGGTCACGAATCACCGCTGCCTGCTCGAAATCTAGCTGCTTTGCCGCTTGCTCCATATGGGTTTTTAACTCATCAGTTAGGGCATGACTGCGACCGGTCAAAAATAATTTAGAGTGCCTTACATCTTGAGCATATTCATCGGCCTCGACTAAGCCGACACAGGGTGCTTTGCAGCGTTTAATTTGATACTGCAGGCAGGGGCGGCTGCGATTTTTAAAAAAAGTGTTATCGCACTGGCGAACCTGAAAGGTTTTTTGTAGTAAGTTTAAACTTTCGCGAATGGCTACGCGGCTTGGGTATGGCCCAAAAATTTCACCTTGGGGTTTTTTCTTGCCTAGATGGATACTGAGACGGGGAAAAGGGTCATTAGAGAGCAAGACATAGGGATAAGACTTATCATCGCGCAGCAAAATATTATAGGGCGGGCGAGATTGCTTAATCAGCGTTTGTTCAAGTAATAGCGCTTCGGTTTCATTATGAGTGAGTGTGACTGCAATGCGCGCTATTTTTTTGACTAAGGCTGCGGTCTTCGGCGCTAGCTGTTGGGTTTTAAAGTAACTGCTGAGCCGGTTTTTCAGGTTTTTGGCTTTGCCGACATAGAGAAGTTGGTCATTTGCATCAAACATTCGATAGACGCCAGGGTGCTGGCTGCAACTGGCAAGAAAAGCTGAGACATCAAATACAGTCATAATTTTATGATTGGACTTCAATAAGCCCATGCTTAATCGCCAGATGAGTTAGCTTAACATCACTGTCGATAGCTAGTTTTTCAAAGGCGCGATAGCGATAGGTGTTAATCGTCTTGGGCGAGACACAAAATAAGTCGGATAATTCTTGTGCCTTATGACCTTGAGCAATCATTAAACAGACTTCTAGTTCACGACTGGACAAGGTTGAAAATGGACATTCAGGAGCACTCTTTAAATGATTTAAGGCTAAACGATGGGAGTGCTCAGGGCTCAGATAGTACTCATTTTTTATCACTTTGTTAATCGCAGAGATTAGCTCTTCTGGCGGCGCGCCTTTAGTCAGAAAACCTTTGGCGCCAATCTCAAATAAGCGTTCGAGATAAGTTTGATCATCGCAGGCAGTGACCGCGATAATCTTGGTATCAGGTAAGCGCTCCATGATTTTACGGGTCGCTTCTAAACCGCCCATACCCGGCATGCGAATATCCATCAAGATAACATGGGGCTGCAATTGACTGGCCAGCGTGTAAGCCTGCTCACCGCTGTTGGCAGTTCCAACCACATTAAATGTTGGAATACCTTCTAGCATACTGGTAATTCCAAGACACACCAGATCATGGTCATCAACGACTAAAACTTTTATCACTAACCACCTCGCAAATAGGATAGAGATTGCTAGAAAGTGAGCGAGTTACTTAGAAAACATAACGACCTGAGTGGGCTAAACTAAGATGCGCTTTTCATTATTTGGCAAGACTAACCAAATCTCTCAAAGACCGCTCTTCAACTAAATACTAAGTCTGTAGTGACTACTTTTGTAAAGTTGGTCATGCATTGTAACAAAATCCTAGCTGAATCCTAGCTGAACGTCAGTTAGACGCGGACCAAAGCTATTAGGGCACTTAGCTGCTGGAAGAACTACGTATTTAGCTCGAGATAGGTATAATCGGCGGCCTATTAGAGGAGTGAAATCAGTGTCTATAGATATTCAATGGGTGACTAGCGATCAAGAGCTAAGTGAGAAGTGTGCGCAATGGGCAAAATTAAGCTACTTAGCCGTCGACACTGAGTTTATTCGAGTGAGTACCTTTTATCCTATTGCTGGCTTAATTCAACTCAGTGATGGGCAGAGTGTTTTTCTGATTGACCCTTTGTTAATTACAGACTGGCAGCCTTTTAAAGAGCTATTAGAAAGCAAGCAGGTGATCAAGGTGTTACATGCTTGCGGTGAAGATTTGGAAGTCTTTGCTAGGTTAATGGAGGCAAGGCCACAGCGTCTTTTTGATACTCAGATTGCGGCTGGGTTATTAAATATTGGCTTTTCTATGGGCTACTCACGGCTGGTGCAGGCATTGTTACATATTGAACTGCCCAAGGGAGAAACCCGTTCTGACTGGCTCCAGCGTCCACTGAGTGAGACCCAAGTGCTGTATGCAGCTCAAGATACGTTGTACTTAGTCCAGGTTTATTTGCAGTTAGCTGAGCGCTTATCAGCAGAAAAGCTACAGTGGCTATTTGAAGATGGTGATACCTTGGTGCAGCTACATACAGCCAAGTCAGAGCCCGAGCTGCGCTGGCAACTGATTAAGCAGGCTTGGAAGCTAAATCGTCAGCAGCTAGGAGTGCTGCAGCATTTAACGGCGTGGCGTGAAGAGCAGGCGATGAGCCGTGACGTGCCGCGTAGTCGCGTACTGAAAGATAGCTCGTTATATGCTTTAGCTGAACAGCAGCCGACTAGCCTCTATCAGCTATCAGACATTGTAGATATGCATCCTAATACCATACGCCGTGAAGGGGCTAAGGTTTTAAGCTTGATTCAGCAAGCGCTAAAAAAGCCCGCCGAGCAGTGGCCAGAGTCACTGCCACAGCCGTTAACAGTGACCGAGGCTAAGCAGCTGAAGAAGCTTCATCGTTGGGCAAAACTACAGGCGCAGCAGTTAGACATTGCGCCAGAAATGATGGTGAAAAAGAAATGCCTAGAGGCATTGCTAAGAAGTGGCTTGGAAACAGGATACTATCAGTTACCCGAAAGTTTATCGGGTTGGAGAAGACAGCAGCTAGGTGATTTACTCCTAGACCGTTTGCAGGAAAACGTCTGATGAAAATTATTTGTTCGATTTATCAAAGCACTAAAAAACCAGGGATGTATTTATATGTGCCCAAAGCGGATGAACTTAATAAAGTGCCGGAGGCTTTATTAAGCTTATTTGGTCGGCCAAAATTCTGCTTTAGTTTACTGCTTACGCCAGAGAAACAGTTAGCACGAGAAGACATCTCCCAAGTATTAGAAAATTTACAGCAGCAAGGTTTTCATTTACAGATGCCTCCCCCGGAAGAAGAATACATTGAGCATCTACCGGAGGAGTTATTGCGTCGCAATGACCCTATTTAGTTGAAGGAGAGTTAGAGCGATAATTTATCGCGATTTTTTTCCAGTGTGGCGTTATCGATACCTTTGACCCCGGAGCGCGACAAGCCCCGTCATTCAGGGCGGGGAAGGATAGCACGGACGGCAGCCGTCCTTAGGTCTCAGTGTGGAGTCTGCTGCTGTTCGATGTACTGACGCACGATGGAAGTCGGCGCGCCACCACAGGATGATGTGAAATAGGACGGCGACCAAAGAGCGCCTTTCCAGTAGCGTTTCTGGATGTCGGGCCGGCTCCTTGCGTAGCAGGCGGCTGGACACGCCTTTGAGGCTGTTCACGAGGTTGAAAACAGCCACCTTGGGCGGATACTTCACCAGCAGGTGGACGTGATCGTCTTCGCCGTCCATTTCGATCAGTTGCGCCTCGAAGTCGGCGCAGGTCTTGGCGAAGATGGTGCGCAGCCGACAGAGGACGTCGCCATCGAACACTCCGCGGCGGTATTTCGCCACAAAGACCAAATGGACGTGCATCTTAAAAGCACAGTGCCGTCCTTATCGAATATCGGTGTCATTGCTCATGGACCAAGAGTATAATTGGGTATGCGACGACTTCAAGCCTACAAATACGAATTGCGGCCAGACGGCCAGCAAGAGCGACAAATGCGCCGCTTCGCTGGCTCTTGTCGGTTCGTGTTCAACCAGGCGCTGGCGTTGCAGAAGGAACGCTACGAGCAGGGCGAGAAGAAGCTCGGCTATGCGGGCTTGTGCAAGTTGCTTACCGAGTGGCGCAACAGCTCAGAGACGGCTTGGCTGGCCGATGCGCCCGTTCACCCGTTACAGCAGACGCTCAAGGACTTGGAGCGGGCCTATAGCAACTTCTTCGCCAAGCGGGCCGACTTCCCGCGCTTCAAGAAGAAAGGCCAATCGGATAGTTTCCGCTATCCCGACCCGAAGCAAGTCAAGCTCGATCAGGCGAACAGCCGCGTATTCCTGCCCAAACTGGGCTGGCTACGCTACCGCAACAGCCGCGAGGTGCTGGGCGCGGTGAAGAACATCACCGTCAGCCAGTCTTGCGGCAAGTGGTTCGTGTCGATTCAGACCGAGAGAGAGGTTGAGCAACCGCTACCGCAAGGCGGCGCGGTCGGCATCGACATGGGTATCACCCGCTTCGCCACGCTCTCGGACGGCACGTGCTATTCGCCGCTCAACAGCTTCAAACGGCATGAAACCGCCTTGCGCCGCGCGCAGCAGTCGATGAGCCGCAAGACCAAATTCAGCAACAACTGGAAGAAGGCGAAGGCCCGCGTCCAGCGTATCCATTCCCGCATCGGCAACGCCCGCCGCGACTACCTGCACAACGCCACGACCACGATCAGCCAAAACCACGCGATGGTGTGTATCGAGGATTTGCAGGTACGGAACATGTCCAAGTCGGCGGCGGGTACCACCGAAAAGCCGGGTAAGAAGGTTCGGGCCAAGTCCGGCCTAAATAAGTCCATCCTCGATCAAGGCTGGTTCGAGTTCCGCCGCCAACTGGATTACAAGCTGGCCTGGAGTGGCGGCTATCTGATTGTCGTGCCGCCACAGAACACCAGCCGCACCTGTCCGGCTTGCGGGCATGTGTCGGCGGAGAACCGCACCAGTCAGGCAAAGTTCGCCTGCGTGGAATGCGGCTTCGAGGAAAACGCCGATCTGGTCGGCGCGATCAATATCTTAAGGGCGGGACACGCCCGGTTCGCCTGTGAAGTGAGCGATGCGGTAAGGTCGCCAGCAGCAGGAACCCACCGAAGCGACTCAGAGGCGGTTCAATGCCGCACCTGAGCGCCGTAGGAATCTCCGGCCTTCAGGCCGGGGAGGATGTCAATTCTAGTAACTCATCAATGTGCTCCAAGGGCCCGTTAGCTTCTCGATAAGCAATAATGGCTTGGGCTTTGGCCATACCAATGCCAGATAAGTGTTTGGCTAAGGTTTCTGCATCAGCTTGATTTAGGTTAATAGTTTGAGTTTGTTGTTGAGTGTTAGCTACAGCAGGAGCAGGCTCCTCGGCAAGTACTAATGCAGGGGGTAAACCTAGTAGAGTGCTGCAGAGCAGAGCTTGGATTAATCGTTTCATAGTTTACCGTCCTTAGATCAGATTCGAGTTGCAACAGAAGTGTAGGTGGGGAATGATCGGCCGTAAGTTTTTTGATAAAAGAGGTGCGTATGGATCAGGAGTTTTGGTTAGAACGCTGGGAGAACAACCAAATCGGTTTTCATTTACGGGATCGAGCAAATCCTTGTCTAGATAAGTATTGGCACCTCACCAAACTAACGCCAGGGGCTACGGTATTTGTGCCGTTGTGCGGTAAGAGCTTAGATTTGCTGTGGTTCGCTGAACAAGGCTATAAAGTAATAGGGGTAGAGCTGGCGGAAAAAGCCGTGCAAGATTTTTTTAAAGAGCACCAGCTCACGCCTAGCCTAGTTGAAACGGCAGAGTTTAAGTGCTACCAAGCGGCGAATATCACGCTGTATAGCGGAGATTTTTTTGCTTTAACTAAAGCTCACTTAGCACAGTGCAATGCAGTTTATGATCGGGCAGCTTTAGTGGCTTGGCCACCTGAGTTGCAAGCACGCTACGCTGCGCATTTGTTCAGTATTTTGCCCCAAGCATCCACTGGTTTAGTGGTGGTGATGGATTACTTGCAAAGTGAAATGGCTGGGCCCCCCTTTGCTGTAAGTGAGGCGCAATTAAATAGTTTTTTAACGAATGACTATCAGATACAGAGAGTTGGACAACGCGATATTTTACGCTACGAGCCTAAATTTGTTGAACGTGGGCTTACCAGTTTAACGGAGAATGTATTTTTACTTAGTGCTCAAACACAAACTGCAAGTGCAAACTAAGCCTTGTGTTTATAACGAATAAAGGTACAATAAGCGCCGCCCCAAGGTCTTTGGGGCGCGTGTTATGGTGGCCCTACCGGTCCCCTCGCAACGATTACCTGTTAACCTGGTCAGGCCCGGAAGGGAGCAGCCATAGCAGGGACATTGTGTGCCGGGGTGTGGCTGGTAGTGGTCACCTCCAATCTTTGCAGTTATCTGCGCCTTTTCTATATCTCGTTTAATTGTTTAGCTAATGCCTTAATCTGTGGCTAAGGCAGTGCATTTTTGTCTCTGCTCCGTTAGCATACCTACGTATTTTTAATCCCTTGAAACAGTAGGTGACGATGAGTTATCAAGTGCTGGCGCGTAAATGGCGTCCTAAAAATTTTGCAGAAATGGTCGGGCAAGCCCATGTGCTCAAGGCCTTAATTAATGCACTTGATAGTCAGCGCTTACACCATGCCTATTTATTCACCGGCACCCGTGGCGTAGGAAAAACTACCATTGCGCGGATTATGGCCAAGTGCTTGAACTGTGAGCAAGGCGTCAGTTCAACGCCCTGTGGGCAGTGTTCAATTTGCCGCGAGGTAGATGAAGGGCGCTTTGTTGATTTAATCGAGGTGGATGCGGCCAGTAAAACCAAGGTCGAGGATACCCGTGAGTTACTCGATAATGTGCAGTATATGCCCAGCCGTGGGCGTTATAAGGTATACCTCATTGACGAGGTGCACATGCTATCGACCAGCTCATTTAATGCGTTGCTAAAAACCTTAGAAGAGCCACCGAGTTACGTTAAGTTTCTATTGGCTACCACTGATCCACAGAAGCTACCCCCTACGATTTTATCGCGCTGCTTGCAGTTTTCTCTAAAAAATATGCAGCCTGAGCCTATTGTTGGGCATTTGTCTGATGTGTTAAGCGCTGAGCAAATCCCCTTTGATACCGACGCTTTATGGTTGCTTGGGCGCGCGGCTAACGGCTCTATGCGTGATGCGATGAGTCTAACTGATCAGGCGGTAGCTTTTGGTCAGGGACAGATACGTGCTGAAGATGTGCGAGCAATGCTTGGTTCGATTGATCAGGGCCATACTTACAGCATTTTACAGGCGTTATTACAAGGTGATGGCGCGCAATTATTGCAGGCGATTGGCCTGCTGGCTGACCAAGGTCCAGATTGGGCAATGGCGCTCAGCGAGTTATTAAGTATTTTGCACCGTGCCGCGGTAGCGCAATTGGTCCCTGATGCGATTGATAATGGCCAAGGTGATCGTGAGCAAGTTTTAGCGATTGCGCAAACGGTAACGGCTGAAGATTTACAGTTCTACTATCAAGTTGGGTTAATTGGGCAGCGAGATTTACCGTTAGCTCCTGATGGGCGCAGTGGTTTTGAGATGGTTTTGCTGCGTATGTTAGCGTTTCGTCCGGCTGCTCTAGCGCATCAGCCAAGTGTGACTTTAGTCACTGCTGCAGATAGGGTTGATCCCAGCGCAGAAAAAAAAACTGAAAAAAACACCCTAGGCGTTAGCCTTTCTTCGCAACCGCAACCGCAACCGCAACCGCAACCGCAACCGCAACCGCAACCGCAAGCAGAAATCAGTGGGGAACCGGCGCCTTGGGAAGATGTACCTCAGCCTTCTGCAGCGCCAGCGGCTGAACCTGTAGCGGCCACTTTAGTAGCGCCTGAGCCACTCGCTCAGTTAGAGTCAGAGGACACAGAGGCTGACTCAGAAACTGATGAGATCGATGACGGCGCTCTCGATTCCTATGCCTATTTAATGGATATCCACCAGCATTATGCTGACTTACAGCAGTCTGAGGCCCAGCAAGCACCGGTGGGAGCAGTGGCTGATGAAGTCTTAGCTGAAGATTTACGGTTACAGATTCCAAGTGCCAGTGGGGTGGCTGCGGAGTGGCTCGAGATTTATCCACAACTCGAGTTAGCAGGAATGACTGCTAGCATTGCCGCGAACTGTGCGTTGATCGAAAAAACGGCAGAGCAGCATTGGTTAATGCATATTGAACAAGGACGTAGCTCATTACTGAATGCTAATCAGCAGCAGAGAATTGAGCAGGCAATCAGCGACTGGCTAGGGCAAAAAATTCAATTGGTAATCGAAAAACAGCCAGAGCAAGAGGTGGAGACCCCGGCTTTAGCCGAGTTACGGCGTAAAGCCCAAGCTCAGCATCAAGCGCATCAAGAAATTTTAAAAGATCCTATTGTAGTGCAGCTAATGGAGCAGTTTGGCGCTACAATTGTCCCCCAAACCGTTGAGCCAATTTAACAAGCAACTCAGAGGAAAAAGTTATGTTTAAAGGTGGAATGGCGGGCTTGATGAAGCAAGCTCAAGAAATGCAGGAAAAAATGCAAAAAGCTCAAGAAGAGCTAGCCAATGCAGAAGTTACGGGTGAGTCAGGTGCTGGTTTAGTCAGTATTGTGATGACCGGTCGACATGATGTACGTCGGGTTAATATTGATGCCAGCTTACTGGAAGAAGACAAAGAGATTTTAGAAGACTTAATCGCTGCTGCAGTTAATGATGCGGTGCGTAAAGTAGAGCAAAATACCCAAGAAAGCATGGCCGGCATGACCGCAGGTATGCAATTACCGCCAGGCTTTAAAATGCCTTTCTAAGCGTTAGTTAAGGTTCACGCCTGCACCTTGCTGCAGGCTTTTTTTTGTAGATTGATTATGTCTTTTAGTCCTTTAGTTCGACAGTTGTTGGATGCATTACGTGTATTGCCAGGCGTGGGACAAAAAACCGCCCAACGCATGGCTTTACAACTATTAGAGCGGGATCGAGGCGGTGCTTTACGTTTGGCAGAAGCCTTACAAGCAGCGATGCAGGGCGTTGGGTATTGCCAGCAATGCCGTGCGCTCAGTGAAGCAGATATTTGTGCTATTTGTGCCGATCCGAAACGTGAACAGCAGTTGCTGTGTGTAGTGCAAAGCCCAGTGGATGTGCATTTGGTAGAGCAAACCGGTTATCGCGGCTTGTATTTTGTCCTCAAGGGGCATCTCTCTCCATTAGATGGACTGGGGCCAGACTCCGTAGGTATTCCTGATTTGATCGAGCGTATTGAGCAAGGTCAGTTTAGTGAAGTGATCCTCGCCACCAACCCCACCGTAGAAGGTGAAGCAACCGCCCATTACATTGCCCAATTGTTACTCGGTGAGTCGCTTGTGGTATCGCGCTTAGCCCATGGCGTGCCACTGGGTGGAGAGTTAGAGCTAGTGGACGGCAGCACCTTAGCCCACGCTTTTGCCGGTAGAAAGCCTCTACTTCGTTAAATTCTGTGATAAAACCCAGTGATAAAAAACAGTGGGGAGTGTTGATGAGAGGACGCGCTTAACCAAATTTGTGACTAAGGTGTTGCTAGATTTATCGCTCAAACAAGTGTTTTAATGGGCTCATCAAACTTCATATTGTCAGCAGGTTGGGTTGGGTATGCCGTATCGTTTTTCTCTTATACTTGGGCTTATCAGTAGCGTCTGGCTGGTAGGTTGTCAGCAAGAGCCAGAACCAGCGGCGGTAGTGCGGCCGGTACTGGTCGCGCAACCTCAGGTAGGAGTTAGTCATAACGAAAGCTTTCCCGGTGAAGTCAGAGCCCGCTTTGAGCCTGAGCTGGCATTTCGTATCGGTGGTAAAGTCACCGAGCGCTTAGTCGATGTGGGGGCACGCGTTAAACAAGGCCAGCCGCTAGCTAAACTAGATGCTCAAGACGTTAATTTACAGTTGCAGTCAGCGCAAGCACAGGTCAGTGCCGCCCAGTCAAATCTTGCCTTAGTGAAAGCCGAGCGCGATCGTTATTTAAAGCTTAAGCAGCGTCAACTCGCTAGCCAGTCGCATTTTGACAATGCCGATACCCAGTATAAAACTGCGCTAGCCTCATTAAAGCAGGCGCAGGCACAATACGATGTGGCGAAAAACCAAAGCAGCTATAGCACCTTGTATGCACCGGCAGACGGGGTCATTAGCATGGCCCGCCTAGAGGTTGGGCAAGTGGTAGCCGCAGGGCAAACCGTCTTTGTGCTAGCAGCGGATGGTGAGCGAGAGGTGGTGATTGGTTTACCCGAGCAGACTGCGGCTCAGTTTAAAGTCGGTAATGCGGTCAAGGTTGAGCTGTGGAGTCATCCCGAGCAAAAGTATGAAGGCAGTATTCGTGAAATTTCACCGGCTGCTGATCCCCGTTCGCGCACCTTTGCAGCCCGAGTGAGTTTCGCCGCTGATAATAGCATGGCGGAAATCGGGCAAAGTGCCAGAGTCTATGCCTATAAAACTACGCGGCCGATGCTCAAACTTCCGCTCAGTGCAGTTACCGCAGAAAACAATCAGCCCTATGTGTGGCGTGTGGTGGCTCATTCAGAAGCAAATGAACAACTGATAACTGAGCGAGTTGATATTGAAACCGGTGCTTTTAGTGAGACCGAGGTGACGGTACTTTCAGGTTTGCAGAGCAGTGACTGGGTGGTGACGGGTGGCGTGCAGCTGCTACAAGCTGGGCAAGTGGTGACTGCGGTTGATCGAGATAACCGCCCAGTGCACCTAGGAGAGCAGGAGTCAGCAGATGCGCTTTAATCTCTCCGAGTGGTCGCTCAATAATCGCCCATTAATTTTATTTTTAATGATTATGCTGGGGTTGGCCGGTTTTTTTTCCTATAGCCAGCTTGGGCAAAGTGAAGATCCGCCGTTTACGTTTAAAGCCATGGTAATTCAAACCCTCTGGCCAGGTGCGACGGCGGAAGAAGTTTCACAGCAAGTAACGGAGCGGATTGAAAAGAAGCTGATGGAAACGGGGGAGTTCGAGCGAATTGTCTCGTTCTCGCGGCCAGGTGAATCCCAGGTAACTTTTCTGGCCAGTGATGATTTTAAATCTAAAGACATTCCTGAGTTGTGGTATCAGTTGCGTAAGAAAATCGGTGACATTCAATACAGCTTACCGCAAGGCATCATAGGCCCTTTTTTCAATGATGAGTTTGGGACTACGTTTGGCAATATCTACACCTTAACCGGCGACGGCTTTGATTACGCGACGTTGAAAGACTATGCCGATCGTTTACAGCTGCAACTACAGCGAGTTAAAAATGTGGGTAAGGTCGAGATCTTGGGCTTGCAAGAAGAGCGGATTTGGGTCGAAATCTCCAATACACGCTTAGCCACCATGGGTGTGCCTTGGCAAACGGTCCAGCAAGCGCTAGAAGAGCAAAATACCGTTACTGCGACAGGTTTTTTTGAAACTGCCAGTGATCGGGTGCAAATTCGGGTTAGCGGTCAGTTTGAAAATCTTGAACAAATTCGCGCTTTTCCGATTCGTGCGGGAGATCAAACCTTTCGTTTAGGTGATATCGCCACGGTATACCGCGGCTTCCAAGATCCCGCCGCACCTAAGGTGCGCTACCAGGGACAAGAGGCCTTAGCGATTGCAGTGGCGATGCGCGAGGGCGGCGATATTTTAGTCTTAGGCAAAGCCTTAGAGCAGGAGTTTGCGCGGCTTGAGCAAACCTTGCCCATTGGTATGACCTTAACTAAGGTCTCCGATCAGCCCGCAGCGGTTAAAACCAGTGTTGGTGAATTTGTTCAGGTACTGATTGAAGCTCTAGCGATTGTTTTGCTGGTGAGTTTTTTCTCACTGGGTTTTCGTACTGGCTTAGTCGTGGCGATTTCGATTCCGATTGTATTAGCCATGACCTTTACGGTGATGCATTACCTTAACATTGGGCTGCACAAAATCTCTTTAGGCTCTTTGGTATTGGCATTGGGCTTAATGGTTGATGATGCCATTATTGCCGTGGAAATGATGGCGATTAAAATGGAGCAAGGTTATAACCGGATCAAAGCGGCGAGCTTTGCTTGGACCAGTACCGCCTTTCCGATGCTGACCGGTACCTTAATTACTGCCGCCGGATTTTTACCGATTGCCACGGCTGCTTCTAGCGTGGGGGAATATACCCGCTCGATTTTCCAGGTAGTGGGTATTTCTTTGGTGGTGTCTTGGATTGCTGCGGTTATGTTTGTGCCGTATTTAGGGTATTACCTGTTACCAGATAATAAGCATCAGCAAGCCGCAGAAGCTCATGATCCCTATGACACACGCTTTTATCGTGCTGTTCGAGCGTTGGTTAATTGGTGTGTTGGCCATCGCTGGCTAGTGATTGGCGTGACCTTATTAGTCTTTAGCGGGGCAGTGGCTTTATTTAAGTTTGTACCGAAGCAGTTTTTCCCAGAATCGACTCGTTTAGAGATGATGGTTGATTTAAAACTGACTGAAGGGGCGTCACTGAGCGCCACCGAGCAACAGGTGCAACGTCTAGAAAAGCTCTTAGCCGAGCGTCAGGATATTGATAATTATGTGGCTTATGTTGGCACCGGTGCGCCACGCTTCTATTTGCCATTGGATCAACAATTACCGGCTACCAGCTTTGCCCAGTTTGTGATTGTGAGTAAAAGTTTAGCAGCACGGGCTGAACTGCGAACTTGGCTG
The sequence above is a segment of the Thiopseudomonas alkaliphila genome. Coding sequences within it:
- a CDS encoding YbaB/EbfC family nucleoid-associated protein — encoded protein: MFKGGMAGLMKQAQEMQEKMQKAQEELANAEVTGESGAGLVSIVMTGRHDVRRVNIDASLLEEDKEILEDLIAAAVNDAVRKVEQNTQESMAGMTAGMQLPPGFKMPF
- the recR gene encoding recombination mediator RecR, translating into MSFSPLVRQLLDALRVLPGVGQKTAQRMALQLLERDRGGALRLAEALQAAMQGVGYCQQCRALSEADICAICADPKREQQLLCVVQSPVDVHLVEQTGYRGLYFVLKGHLSPLDGLGPDSVGIPDLIERIEQGQFSEVILATNPTVEGEATAHYIAQLLLGESLVVSRLAHGVPLGGELELVDGSTLAHAFAGRKPLLR
- a CDS encoding efflux RND transporter periplasmic adaptor subunit; amino-acid sequence: MPYRFSLILGLISSVWLVGCQQEPEPAAVVRPVLVAQPQVGVSHNESFPGEVRARFEPELAFRIGGKVTERLVDVGARVKQGQPLAKLDAQDVNLQLQSAQAQVSAAQSNLALVKAERDRYLKLKQRQLASQSHFDNADTQYKTALASLKQAQAQYDVAKNQSSYSTLYAPADGVISMARLEVGQVVAAGQTVFVLAADGEREVVIGLPEQTAAQFKVGNAVKVELWSHPEQKYEGSIREISPAADPRSRTFAARVSFAADNSMAEIGQSARVYAYKTTRPMLKLPLSAVTAENNQPYVWRVVAHSEANEQLITERVDIETGAFSETEVTVLSGLQSSDWVVTGGVQLLQAGQVVTAVDRDNRPVHLGEQESADAL
- a CDS encoding efflux RND transporter permease subunit; the protein is MRFNLSEWSLNNRPLILFLMIMLGLAGFFSYSQLGQSEDPPFTFKAMVIQTLWPGATAEEVSQQVTERIEKKLMETGEFERIVSFSRPGESQVTFLASDDFKSKDIPELWYQLRKKIGDIQYSLPQGIIGPFFNDEFGTTFGNIYTLTGDGFDYATLKDYADRLQLQLQRVKNVGKVEILGLQEERIWVEISNTRLATMGVPWQTVQQALEEQNTVTATGFFETASDRVQIRVSGQFENLEQIRAFPIRAGDQTFRLGDIATVYRGFQDPAAPKVRYQGQEALAIAVAMREGGDILVLGKALEQEFARLEQTLPIGMTLTKVSDQPAAVKTSVGEFVQVLIEALAIVLLVSFFSLGFRTGLVVAISIPIVLAMTFTVMHYLNIGLHKISLGSLVLALGLMVDDAIIAVEMMAIKMEQGYNRIKAASFAWTSTAFPMLTGTLITAAGFLPIATAASSVGEYTRSIFQVVGISLVVSWIAAVMFVPYLGYYLLPDNKHQQAAEAHDPYDTRFYRAVRALVNWCVGHRWLVIGVTLLVFSGAVALFKFVPKQFFPESTRLEMMVDLKLTEGASLSATEQQVQRLEKLLAERQDIDNYVAYVGTGAPRFYLPLDQQLPATSFAQFVIVSKSLAARAELRTWLIERLHQDFPEVRARVTLLENGPPVGYPVQFRVSGEHIEEVRAQARKVAEVVRSNSHVSNVHLDWEEPSKVVKLTIDQDRARALGVSTAGVSRFLQSALSGIAVAQYREGDELIQIQQRGVLSDRTDLAGLGNLAIPTENGTSISLSQVATLSYGFEEGVIWRRNRLPTVTVRGDIYGSAQAVDVVQQILPQLAAVREQLPAGYLLETGGTVEDSSRGQNSVVVGLPLFLVVVLSLLMIQLRSFSRSVLVFLTAPLGMIGVTTFLLLFAQPFGFVAMLGTIALSGMIMRNSVILVDQIEHDIAAGHGRWQAIVDATVRRFRPIVLTAMAAVLAMIPLSRSVFFGPMAVAIMGGLVFATALTLLFLPALYAAWFKVTADEDKPSPEATA